TTCcacttgcagagcctcatacctattacacaagggcacctgggaaggcGGGGTAGTCACAGAGGAGAAGCACTTGTGCTTGGCAGGAACGTGTTGCCATTGTCCCCTATCCCTTAAATCACTGTGTCCAGCCAGGCAGAAAGAGGACAAGAAATCCCCCGTGTCATGCGTCCTGTCTGCCGGTCGGGCCTGTCTCAGGGAAGGTAGGGTGCAGTTCCAGTGGTCGGTCGGTCGGTCGGTCTCTCTCTCCcactctctcactctctctcacTCCTTGATACTCCTCAGCCTGCTCACCTCCTCCTAGAGCTCTGTCACTGAGCACAGGAGTTCCTTTACCTGGGCGCAcctcccacaggtgtgctcactgCAGCTGTCAGGTATTGGCATAAGAGCAGGACacaccctgcagcctgacacctgggCAGCAGCGCGTTCCCACCAGAGCTCTGTTGGGAAGCTGTGTCAGTCATGGTGGGTGCAGAGCTTGGAGAGGCCATGGCTTTCTGCCAGGTGGACACTATTGCTCCCTGGTCAAGTTGATAGAGGTTCAGTGCCCTGCTGTGTGACACCGTGATCGCTAGTGCTCCCTGAGGGCTTCTTTTATAGGCGGGGAAGGGGGCTTTGGCCGCCATTGCTCCTGGTCCCACCCAGATCTCATCAGCCTCTGTGACACAAGCTGCTGTAGGCTCCTGGAGGGTCTCTCGGCTCCCCCTGAGGTTCCCCCAGTTTGGGAAACCCTCCTATGCACCGCACTAGAGCACACCGCTGCAGATTGTGCTGGCACCAGAGCTGCTTGCCTCAGCAAGTGAGGGCTAGTTTTGTGTACTTTAGCACATTGAGCAACCAtttgtgctgctggcagcacaaACTTCTACCTGTTGCCACGTAAGAGCAGGAAGAGCTGAATGATGAGGAGCTGATGATGAGGGCTCTCCCTTTCTGAAGACCCTCAGTTTACAGAACAACATGAAATGCTCAGGTGAGTGGGATGGATTCCACTGGAAGCCACCCGTTTCCACCTGTGCCAGAGGTGGGAGCGTGTTCAGGCCTCCCTTGGATGGCTGCGAGCCAGCAAGTGCCTGGCGCAGTCGGGAGTTGCACAAGTAGCTGGAAAGATAATCTGTGCTCGGAAGAGGTCTTTGACCTGTGTTTCATCAGGTGCTGTTCTCTTGTGCCACAGGCCAAAGACCTGTGGGGGTTTAACCTCCTGGTCAAGGTGGGTCCCATCAGAGCAGCCCTCTAGCTTGTGATAAGGAGCTCTGAGAAGGCTGATCTGGAGCCTTCCCCCATGCGCCCTCTGCCCCATGGCCTGGCATCCATGTTTAAGTCCTGGTCTTGGCCCCGGCCCTTGCATGGGCTGCGCTGTCAGCATGCCATGCCTAGACCTGTACCTTGCTGAAACTGAAGTGGCTTCCTGGTGTGACCGGGGACCTGATTCGTCCCTGCAGCCTGGCCTCGTGGTTGGCAGACTGTGGCTGACCCTTTCAACATTGTGGCACCTGCTCTGCCATCCTCGCTCAGGAGCAGTGGGGCAGCACCCCATCAGTGCATTGCCGGCCTCGCCCCCACCTGTGGCACCTGGCATGCCTCCTCCTGCCAAGAATCCCCACTCCACTGCTCCCCTGCACCCAGAAGGGGCCGAGCAGAGATGGGAAGGTAAAGCTCAGGACCTCACAGGGATGTTGTTCCTGCAGCATCTTCTCCTGTCAGCCAGGCAGCATTTCAGAGAAGTGGAATACATAAACCCTCAGTCTGGTGCACGTGTGTttgaagagacagaaggaaaagagatatGCAGAGGCACATGTGCTATCTGGTGTCTGTATGGATGTAACTTTGTGCTGTGATGAATGTGTTAATTAGTCAACATGAAGACGTATTCAGGAGTTCTCTTGCATTGTACACAGGTGCAGAATCCCTGTAGCCTTCAACTTAAACTCGCCCGATACATGTGAACAGAAGATTTCCTGGCTCAGCATAACCTTGCTCTTTAATACATGAGTCTGACTTACTTACGAATACTGAAGCAGACTGCAGAATTTTCATTACGTTGGATTATTTGCCttgtaaggagaaaaaatagtCCAACTGGGTCTGCATTCTCATGTATAAATCCCATTCTCTAGCATGCATGAATTGTAGGAGGGCACCCAGTAATCTGTAGATAAATACTGCACTGTTTTCTCAGGAAGGTGTTTTAAAGGTGTCTGGGAATTGCAGATGAGCAGTGtgagaaatcatagaatcataggttggaaaagacctttaagatcatcaaatccaacagTAAACCCAgaactgccaagtccactactaaccatgtccctaagcaccacgtctacatggcttttaaatacctccagggatggtgactcagccacttccctgggcagcctgttccaatgcttgacagcccttttggtgaagtaacttttcctgatacccaataatctaaacctcctctagtgcaacttgaggccatttcctctcatcctatcacatGTTGCttaggagaagagaccaacacccacctcactacaacctcctttcaggtagttgtagagagcgataaggtctcccctgagcctccttttctccaaactaaacaatcccagttctctcagccgctcctcatcagacttgtgctctagacctttcaccagtttcattgcccttctttggacacactccagcacctcaatgtctttcttgtagggaggggcccaaaactgaacacagtattcgaggtgcggcctcatcatgctgagtacagggggatgatcacttcccttgtcctgctggccacactatttctgatacaagccaggatgctgttggccttcttggccacctgggcacactgctggctcatattcagccggccatcgatcaacacccccgGGTCCTTTTCCTGCCCAACAAATGATACGGGGAAAGGGTGTATTACTTGATACCATACCTTAAATGCACCACTAGGACCTGGTGATGACTTTCACTGCTGACAGACACCTTTGGGTTAGAGAACTGTATTTATTCGGAATAAGGCATGTTGATGATTCTAATGCATAATTGATAATTGATGTAATTACATATTACAGTACAAACAAGGCTGCGTTATTTCAGGTACTCACTACAAAAGCATGCAAAACTGTGAGTGTTCATTAGAGcacattcttttaaatttaaaaagataaattgaGGTGAAACATCCCACTCACCTCCTCTATAGATTGCTTCTTGCAAGATATCTTTGCTCAGGGATGAGCCCAGATTAACATATTCTCAGGCAGTCCCTGTGCACTCAAGTacacagctgtgctgtgccaaAGATGGGCTTTGTGGGAATTCCTGTCTGCCTCAGCACTAGGAGATAGAGGCAATGTGACGTACAGCCAAAGCAGCCCTTTAGACTGCTAGAGATGCATCTCTGCTTCGTTAACACTCCGTGTTATGCAGGTATGTCCCTGCTGCAGGTGTGGGATAAACCCTTAGGTGTGCTTGGAAATGGTGGCCTGGAAGCATCTGTGTCCGTTCTGCTCTGAATTAAACCAGCTGAACTATGCTCAGCACATGTTCTGTTTTCACTCATGCCACTGGGAAATGAGAATCAATTTTTGATTTTCACTGAGTGCTTCTCTGCCCAATAACTGCATCAAACTTGATATCAGTCAGCTTTTTCAGAACATTCAGGGCGCGTTCTGGAAACAACCTGAAAGAGATAATAACATGAAATTAAATGTAGGATAAGAAATTATGGGGAAAAGTGGCACTGCAGGTGAGCTGGTCTTGGAGCAgaatgtgtgcacacacacggaCTGAGACTAAGACTTAAACCGAGCGTTGTTTCCAAAGAATACATAGCCCTCATCAATCTCTGCCTAGTTTAACTCCAATCCCACCCATCTCCTTTTATGACAGTTCCAGGACAGGTAGGTACTGGACACGATTTAGGTTGCAATATTGCTGCAGGATCCAGGAAGTTTTAATATTGAACATCGACACGTGCATTTGCATTGTCTTTGCTTTCAAAGCATTAACTGGTTAATTTGGGGAtttcttggggggaaaaaaaaaccaaccaaacatcTCCACACCTcctcataaaaagaaatttgaggTTAGACCCAAGTTTGATGGCTTTCACAAACAAGAAATTACCAAGTGTTATATGAGATACTGTAGAAGTTAACTGAAAACTTAATTTAGTTGTTCTGATGTTAATTCTATGTTTAGAACCTGAGCTCTGATGAAAACATCTCCGCAGCAGAGCAGCTATACTGGATATTAAAGACATGTGAGAGGACAAATCTTGCTTTACTTGGCAGAGCTAAGCAATAGtgctttcaaagcaattttcCCAGCCTCTGTGACACCTCAATCTTTGGTGTTGACATGAAGAAACAAACTAATAAGCAGCAGGTCGTCAGCTCTTTCTGGAACTTTTCTGAGGCTGCTGTTTCAGAGAAAGTGTTGTCTgcaggcaaaaggaaaatagtgatctgtgaagaaaatgtgtTCTCTTGTTCTTGTCCCTCCCTCCCTATCAGCCTGTAGACTGGTTGAGTTCTCCACTGAGAACAGTTAGCTGCAGAAAGTAGATCATAACGACCTATGAGAGGACTCAACATAATATTTCTGTGGATGATGTCTGCTTTGTCATTAGCAAGAACCACTGCACTATTTGGTTACCTTGTGATGTGTTCTTAAATAAAACTTAATCTTGAATCAGATGTTACAAGTTTGAGGGttgtacactcagcaagttaTATTTGATAcatgtgggggttttttatgttgtggtttttttttctacttaccTTTCAAAAAGTAAAGCAATGCGTTGATTTGATGGAACAAAAACCATTTTCTGGTTTGTCAGTATTCCTTCCATCAGGGCCTCTACAACTTCTTCAATCTCCAAAATCTTCACAAGCCTGCACAGGAAAGCATACATTTAAGAGCTACAGTGGGAAAACAGGGTGGTACTAGCTGATGTAGGATGCTTCATGTATGCACACACTCAGGTAATTCAAAGGCAACCACTATGTAGGTTAAATGACACTGCAGATTTTCTTTAGCCAATGGTATATACTGCTTCTCTAGAGTCAGTTGGAACACAAGGGCTAAAGCTGGGGCTAATATGTGGTGCCTTGGtgcaaagaaggaaggggaggaaggcagagttTTGATAGTTACCTTGTACTGGGGTTTTTGACAAATCCAGTGTTTATAAAAACCGGACAAAGACACGTGGTTTTTATTCCATCCTTTCCCAGGGCAGACAGCTCCTCTGTCAGAGCTTTATGAAATCCAACTGCAGCAAACTTGcttgagctgcaggagggcaaAGAGCACAAATGAGAAGGCAGACATAGGATTTCTAACTTTCTACGATGGGAAATGGCCTAGAAGATCACACAGTACTGACTAggaggcaaaaataaaaagtaatccAGCTGAGAGACAGGGCAGAGACTAATTCTAATTTTGCCTGTGCCAGAGTGTAGTGCTGGATTAGCTATTGCTGCCTGCGGAGTAATTGTGGAGTGCAGAGCAGgcatctttcagaaaaagtcACCTTAGTTGTGAACAGACAGATGAACCTCAGGAATTCGTAGAAAATTCTAGCTAATGTGCATAAATCGATGGACTTCCCTTTTTTCCCATGTGAGAAGATTCTTAGAAGGAATGCAGCCTGAACCTCTAAAATTcagcaggctgggcagggaagaAATGGAGAACAACCCTCTACTGTTTCTCACACCACATAGGAGTGTTTCATGCCATTTGCACGTGAGTTTTCAAATATAGAGGAGCATTACGCATGCAAAAGTTGAGCAACATACTGCCACAGAAATTGGTGCAGGGCAGGAGTGTAAATCAACtccaaaagaaagcagaaccTGAAAATCAGCTTATTGACTGCTATTGATTTGGACAGTGTAACCCCAGTAAAATCCCTGGCTGGGGAGTTCTCACATTGCCAGCCATGAGTGACTCCGTAAGGAGTGTTTCCAGAAGATTGCTCCACCTGGAGCTGCTGTTATAGAGGGCTAGGTCTTACTCACAGAAGCACTACTTTCtaagaaggagaagggaagaggataCCTTTTGTCATAAGCAAAAGTCTGGATtggtgagggagagaaaaaaggagcagCTTTCCATTAGTTGATGTGTCACATGACTATTCCTCCCTACAAGCATTGCTCCTGATTCAGTCAGAGCTAATAAGCAAATTGGCAGGAACCTCCAGGCATCCTTAAGTGATGGctgttgtgcttttttcctccttatcaCTGTCCTTTGGACATACCGTATTCAGTGGGAGGATTATTTTGGTTACTCTGTGCTTTGTGATGGAGAagatgcaattaaaaataaacatatgaaGAGAGATGATCCTAAAATCACTTACCAATAAGCCACCATGAAAGAAATCACAAAATGACCTGCTGCTGAAGCCACCGTAACAATGTGACCGTGGTTGTTGTTCATCATGGTTGGCAGAAAAGCTCTTGTGGTCTTGAAAGTCATTTAAACCAAGAGGTAAAAATgcgggggaggggaaggaaaagaacaaagtttT
The sequence above is drawn from the Nyctibius grandis isolate bNycGra1 chromosome 6, bNycGra1.pri, whole genome shotgun sequence genome and encodes:
- the LOC137664815 gene encoding estradiol 17-beta-dehydrogenase 11-like, which encodes MNPFVNLLLFLATLIYSYLEAFVKLFVPVKRKSVSGELVLITGAGHGIGRATAFEFAKRQSRLVLWDINKHGVEDTAAECERLGATVHAFVVDCSKREEIYSAAEKVKKDIGDVSILVNNAGVITAADLLSTQDHQIERMFEVNILAHFWTTRAFLPTMMNNNHGHIVTVASAAGHFVISFMVAYCSSKFAAVGFHKALTEELSALGKDGIKTTCLCPVFINTGFVKNPSTRLVKILEIEEVVEALMEGILTNQKMVFVPSNQRIALLFERLFPERALNVLKKLTDIKFDAVIGQRSTQ